A single region of the Camelus ferus isolate YT-003-E chromosome 2, BCGSAC_Cfer_1.0, whole genome shotgun sequence genome encodes:
- the LOC102505745 gene encoding LOW QUALITY PROTEIN: retinoic acid receptor RXR-gamma-like (The sequence of the model RefSeq protein was modified relative to this genomic sequence to represent the inferred CDS: inserted 1 base in 1 codon) has protein sequence MVPGQGTINALCWGEKKKLISHLPLSLNGPTAFPISLTSPWRSRSFCSRQGRVDCWLSSSSPTGFCGQDGILLAMSLYIHLSSVQSAEAGSIFVRVLTELVFKMKQMDAMELGSLRAIMLFNPDAEGLSNPPEALGEKIYAILEANTKQKYLEQPGRFAKLLLCLPALHSIXASCLEYLFFKLFRDTPIDTFLVEMQILLQITCTPPVSASLT, from the exons ATGGTACCAGGACAGG GTACAATAAATGCCCTGtgttggggggaaaagaaaaagctgataAGCCACTTACCCCTCTCTTTGAATGGACCAACTGCGTTTCCCATTTCTCTGACCTCACCTTGGAGGTCCAGGTCATTTTGTTCCAGACAGGGTAGAGTGGATTGCTGGCTGTCCTCTTCTTCTCCTACTGGCTTCTGTGGGCAGGATGGCATCCTTCTGGCCATGAGTTTATACATTCACCTGAGCAGTGTCCAAAGTGCTGAGGCAGGCTCCATCTTTGTCAGAGTTCTGACTGAGCTGGTGTTCAAAATGAAGCAGATGGATGCAATGGAGCTGGGAAGCCTGCGAGCCATCATGCTGTTTAACCCAGATGCCGAGGGTCTGTCCAACCCCCCAGAGGCTCTGGGAGAGAAAATTTATGCCATTCTTGAGGCTAACACCAAGCAGAAGTACCTGGAACAACCAGGCAGGTTTGCAAAACTGCTGCTgtgcctcccagccctgcactcCA AGGCGTCATGCCTGGAGTACCTTTTCTTCAAGCTCTTCAGGGACACCCCCATTGACACCTTCCTCGTGGAGATGCAGATCCTGCTGCAGATCACCTGCACCCCACCAGTTTCAGCCTCCCTGACCTGA